agggattaaatcaaaTCCTTTTTTTATGAAGGACTAATTTGAGTTGtgtgatttttgtgagggaccaaaatgggtcttcactcttaattttattatagtaattaaaaattttaaacaaaacatTAAATATACTTTTTAGAttatgttttcaaaaataaaaattattacttagtcaaaaaaacatataaattgTTACTTTTGAGAATAAAAATGTTACATTGTTTTTGGATATAATTATGATTCattatttttagaattttggCAAATAATTAATAGAAAATTTCATactgttaaaaataattaatagaaattttttaatttaatgagAGAATTCAATTCACTTAACTGCTAGACAAGAAACATAACAAGAAAGAaatctcaataaaatatttttttgtaatgTCTATTACAAgaaatcaattcaattcaattcacttCGCACGACATAATGTGTTGGAGTTAACTCATGGTTATGAGAGGGCTCAAATACAGAAACTCTCCATTTTTCAGTCGCAAGATTTAGAGCTACTCGAAACCTCGCACGACATTCCATTCGCATCGTTGGCCTCGGATCTCTACACCGTCCTCGCTTCTTATCACTCTTACCCTCTCTGTTACAAACTAATTGACGAACAATTATATTCCCTTCATAATCACGTTTTACATCATCTTTTCTTATTGCAAACCCGTGACATTTTGCATATATTTCATAGAAATCTATTGCTTTTTCCTCAGAAACAAATTCCAAACCTCTTATATCATCATCTGTCAGGTCATTAATCTTTTTGTAAATATCCAtgtcctcttttccttcttcatcGCCGACATTATTACAACTAACCAATTCTTCACAATCTATATCTTCAGAGTCTACGTCCATttgaacctaataaaaatacacaaacaaatataaatattttagattCTCCATCTACATAATAGTAAGCTTTATGAGAATTAAAACCTCAACAAACAAATACTTTTTCTCACAATTTTACATTATAAGCATAACGGTAAGATTTAATGTCAAATGTTCAATATGATGCAAGAAGGCAATGAaccatgattattttttattattgtttgaatatttttgactatttttttttaaaaaaaacacctATAATTTAGAGACTAAGCAAACATACACACATAAAATCCAGTAGATCTtcctttcattttatttattgacCTAGATAGATCAAAGgtaaatttggaaggagagaacTATAAGAGTTTTGACCTTCTTTGTTTTCTTCAAAATCTATAAAACAGACCGTGTAAAATGGCTTCAAATTGAAAGAATACATCTAAATCACTAAAGTGTCATTGAGTCCTATGAATCAAACACAACAAAAGTTTGAACACGTAGTGTTAAGAACTGAAAGAAATTCTAAGAGTTTTCACACACAATTAACCCAATTGAAAATTAAACAGAGATAAgagttattctttttcttttttaatttttattttaatgatattttgTTGTGATGCATAAGCCAATTATAATCATCATTTCATAACAGTTGCTACCATTTTATTCTTtacaagaaaaataattctttttcaaACTGTTTTGACAAACTCATTATCATCATTTCATAGCAGCAACAATAACAGAACAAACATAATCCACAAACTACCAATGTTTAAAGACAAAAcccatttataaatattaataaagaaaataaatacaaaattattcaTCTATGAATATTAATAAGAGAAAGCAAATACAAAATTATCCATATATGAATAATGATAACATAAAACAAAtacaaaattaaagagaaaaaaagagaaattacCTTGTAAAAATGAGTAGAAATCTAGCAAAATATAGATGTAGCAATGAAATATATGAGTGAGAGAGAAGAGATTGACTGAAAGAGTagcaaaaaggaagaagaaattgacaaagttTAGAAAGAAAAGATTGGTTTAATGGAAGATTTGAGAGAGTAGTAAATCAAAgtggagaagaagaaagaaaaacagtAGAATGAAccgtgaaaaaaaaaaagaatttgaaaagatattgttttattatagaataaaataaaaaattaccatTAGTATATTTGGGGTAAATGTATAATTATTCAAAAGTATATAACTAGGAATAAAAATATGACACATCATAAAAACACCTAATAACTTCTACACTTGACAACTCAGATGGGTAAAGTTACCCAATTTTTTTaggtgggtaaataagaattcaccttaatTTTTATTAGTTTGATTAGATTTTACAACTAAACCATAAACAATTGGTTTTTTCTCGATTtggtttgtttaattgaatttttttatccACTTAAATTCGTTATCTTTTGACTTTTGTTGTCctttcttctctctttcttaTTCCGTCTCTTTCTTGTCTTCTCTCTCTCCCTTTCTTTCTCGTTCTTCCACCGTCGTCTTCTTCATGACGACATCACCGGGTAAAACACCACCATCATTGCTAAATCCGCCAAACACAACTCCGAAACAAACAAGTGTTCCTAACAAACGGACATGTTGGACTCATTCTACATGCATCAGAGCGATAATCTTGGTATATCTATCTATCGTTTCAATTCTATTTATATTCCAAGTAACTCCTTGTACTAATTAACATTTCCAAAATGCAAACTAAGTGGCCACCGTTTTGATAACAATTGAATAAAGGGAAGACATATAGAAAGTGTTTAATTCGCATTATCCTCCAAGTTATTaccaatcatattcaaatgaatGCAATTTAATAGACGCGATAAGCTAGAATGACGTTGAAGACACTCATGGTATATCTATAAATATCAAATATTCTTTTGTTTATATCAATCTGTCAGTTCTCGATCATATTTTCAATCTTTTTCACTACAACAGTACAATGTACTGGGGTATTGGGAACTCAGGTCATGTCGAGGCGTTTAACCGTAATTATTTTGAGGTGTTTAACCTGAACGGTGTCTCTGTCAAGACCATGGTTACCGATAGGCGGGAGGTGGTTGATGATCATATATCGCGTTTTTTGGGAACAACTTATTCCAGGACAAAGGTTTTCGGATTTGACGCCGACTGGACTACTCATAATCCTGATACCTTGTCGTCGAGTTGCGCTGCTGTGCACATCTGTGATGAAACTTCGTGTCTTATAATTATGATAAGTCATGTTGTTCCACAATCACTTGTTAATTTTCTTCGCCATCCGAATTATATCTTTGTAGGTTTCGGTATCAATGATAATGTAGCTAAGTTGGAGAAGAATTATGGGTTTGGATGCAGAAATGCTGTGGAGCTTGGACCGCTGGCTGCTACAATCATAAAGAGTTCTCGTTTGAGTTATTGCGGTGTTGATGAACTAGCTAGGGTGGTTAATGGGTGTGATCTTTCGAACAATAGGTCTTCGAGCATTGGCTTTCAGTGGGATAAGATGGATGATATCAAAGAGCTTGCTAAACTTGTTACTATTAATGTTTATTCTTATCACATGATTGGGACTAAACTACTGCTTTGTTTACTTGTTTTAGTTGGATTTAATAATTCATATTTTGTTGGCTAATGTTTTGTTTAGATTGATGAACTTGAATTTGATTTATTTACACAAAAATAGTCATGACTTTCTATCACCATTAGTCATTAGAGAGTGCATTTGATCATTATTTTCTGTACATTTTTTGCGATGATATTTTTACCTTTTTGGTCATGCCAGTAATTATTTGTCAAATGTTGTATAAAAAGTCATGACGACGTTTGATACCCGtaatccattccaaacttttcaaTTTGGCGTTTAGTGTACGGAGTTTTCTTAGTAATCATGGTTTGTGAGAATCATGTTTCAATCTTTAGCCGAATAGTGAGTTTCACCCATTTGTGGTATTTTGCTAGAAAATACAATCATAAAATTTTTGTAAATGTTAAATTTTTAGGTTTTCAAATTTGTGTGCCCATGTACAGGAGTCGCTGAAGACGTGGTAAAGTATTTCAATGACTTTAAGCTTTGGGTAAGTGTATGAGATGGTGCATAGGCCATTTTTACACGGTGTCAGAAGGGTGGGTGTGGAGCAAGTGTTTCTTACGATGAATTTTTACGAATGGTCATAATTCAGgaattaattgaattttttttttagtgCACAATTTTTTAGTGACAAAATAAATTGATCATAAGTGCAACACGAATGAAAGTGCATCTACTCAGTCCACACGAATAAAATTTGTAACGAGATTCTTCTGCCTACCGTGCTAGTTGTGAACGGATGAGGGTCTAAAGAGAACATGAACTCAAAATCTTAGTGCTGTTACACTTTAAAAATACGTGAATGAGTGACTACACTTTGGAGAATACGTGAATGAGTGACTGTAACTTTATTATAAAGGTTATATTTATATAATCACTTATACACACCATTATCTTCCGGTGTGTTGTGTTTCTATAATTAGTGTTAGTGCGTCATAAGAATGCatcctaattttatttatttattctcttttttatCAGTTTTTATGTGTGATGCCATGTGTAAGTTCTCGTAACATtgacaataataataaatcatttatttatattataaacaGAGAGCGGTGTCTAACAACACATCATTGTTACTTAAGTGATGAGAATGTCATGAGATTTAAAATAATCTTTTTGTGATAAAGGTCATGTGTATAATACTAGGCATAATTTGTGCACCCCTTTATAGTAAAATAATGTATATTCTTTGATACTCGATGTCatgccccaaaatttgcccatcatatttcaagatattcTGGCTCATAGGATCTTCAGCTACTCAAGGCCACACAAGGGATAGGCATGACTATCTCTCTcataagcaatcaacccacaactagggttttgtttctctcaAGGTAAAACCAGcttctgatgcctcaagtggACTACATAgcatctcatatgtctcaaaggatcctcataccaagtttcaagccttgaatcacaagattgctcagtcaactgcttAATTGATCAAcggtcgactatgttgacctaaaagtcaaatgtggtcaacttacagtcaaaactccagattttttgtcatcatcaacatCTTaaggtcacattcatcatttgatcaaattttgatcatggttcattaagaaaatcttcaaattcatcaaaagtccaagtttctaaaattagggtttctaggcaaaagtcaactaaactttgaccagtcataactctcacatggttcatcagaaattgtccaaccaaagctcattctcaaggaaattcaattctctacaactttgatgttgggcccaaatcCAGGAAATGTACCATTTGAGAGATAGGAgttaatacattacaggtccttatagaagctcgcaaaaagctgttttttatcAGGAgatatatcatcaagataaaatctccaaatggaaaacaTGTtcgaaagtggcttgtagaagacatcttgggctttccaaaaagtcctagaacacctccatacaataaaaattgagagTTATAGATTGCACAAATTGGGCTATTTTTTAGAAATGTTAGGCACCTtaaatgactttttttttttacactttTGAGTGTTGGGCCTTAACATTTGTTTGGGCGACGTGATTTCAAGTCCATAAGGAGCCCATTagtcatataaatattatttcatgattttattttatttatgattgatttttatttatttaaagacaaaaatatatcaaataaaatcactttttaatgaaataaattttGTGATTTGATTCTCCAAACATCTTTACCAATCTAATACAATCCAAAAgtaaaaaaggaacgtgaaaagtgCATAAAATAGATGGGAACTTGAAATAGAAAGTTTGGaacataaaatcaaatcaattttttttaaatcaagacCTTTAATTTTATTCCAAACTAAAAACCCTATTTTGCTCCTTGATATATATACAAGTAGTTCAGGCTCAAAGGAGAGAGATCTTGGTGGATGAAACCCTAGCCATACTCATAGAAAAGAGAGGAGAAAAGTTTAAATTCGAATCCTTGGGTGCAGCTCGTTTCAATACCAACCAATCATCCTAAGCTCTTCATAAGGTAATACAAAATAGTAATGGACGATTAATGGTGTCCCATAACATGTAGGTTGGTTGCATCTTGCTCATGTTGTTACATATATTCTTGTGATTCGTTTTACATATTTTAGCGTGTATTACGTAAATATATTGCCTTTTATGAGTTCATGGTGGTGTTTAGAGAAGCTTAGAACCAATAAACTGAAGCTTGGACTTACAGGTTGTGATTTGCCATTATTAGGGCATGCGCGTTCTTGCCCTTCGTATGCATGTTTGCAGGTTGTTTTAAGCCAAATGGATGACATAGTCATTATCAGGAGAAGTTTTTAAGTCAACCCGAGCCTTTGGTTTTATTCATCTTGATCGCTTTCATGAGTTCCATGTTTGCAGATTCTTTCCTACGAATACATGACTATTCCGCAGGTAAAACTGCAGCGGTTTTCGTAAGCAAATCCGCATGTGCGGCGGAAGAAGGAGATGAACAGTGGCGCGGAAGTCTGGACCGTACGTGCTACACTCCCATTCGCCGGTGAACAAGTCCCATTCTCTCTTTGTGTGCGTGTCTTTGTTTCACTGGCCAGTCAACATTCTCTGGGTTTCACGCGTACTTTCTCATTTAGTTTCTATTTCtttcttatattttatttcaCTCATTTTATTCACGAATTGAATAATCAGCCCAATTGGCAACAAGGATGCGTAAGGAAGGCAGAGGGTGTGGGTTTGATCTCCACCCCATACATGTTATTTTTCCAGATTTTCTTTAATAGATCTGGTGCGCGCCCTCTATGAGGATCCATGGTATACCCTTGTCTATCTGCCACTGCATCATCACGGAATCCCATCCAACGCCCAGAAAGTGACATCCCACGATGCACCTTCGTGGACCACTTGTACATGATTCCTGCGCCCcacttattttattttgtgttttctttattttc
This genomic window from Vicia villosa cultivar HV-30 ecotype Madison, WI unplaced genomic scaffold, Vvil1.0 ctg.002396F_1_1, whole genome shotgun sequence contains:
- the LOC131638734 gene encoding uncharacterized protein LOC131638734, translated to MYWGIGNSGHVEAFNRNYFEVFNLNGVSVKTMVTDRREVVDDHISRFLGTTYSRTKVFGFDADWTTHNPDTLSSSCAAVHICDETSCLIIMISHVVPQSLVNFLRHPNYIFVGFGINDNVAKLEKNYGFGCRNAVELGPLAATIIKSSRLSYCGVDELARVVNGCDLSNNRSSSIGFQWDKMDDIKELAKLVTINVYSYHMIGTKLLLCLLVLVGFNNSYFVG